agagcttGAAGGGCCCAGTCTGAGCCCACAGCCCCACCCCGGAGCCCCGCGGCCTGCTCGACCCTGCGGGGTCTGCCCCACTCTGCCTGCCTGGGGGCCCTCACCTCACTTGCTTTCCTTTGCAGCTCCCCAGAGATCAGGCGGTTGCATCAGCTGAAGACAGTTCTACacgttccctcctccctcccaccctctgcagGTCCCTGTTGAGTCGGGACCCGGTTCCCCCCACTCCCAGATCCCCGCACCAGGCACCCCtatctcccccacctcctcacctTTCCCTCCTTGTTCGCCTGTcccgcccccctccccggccccgcacCGCGCCGTGCGCCCACCTGTGGGCCAGAGCAGCTAGGATCCCAGCGAGTCCTGCTCCGGCCGCCCAGCTCGCCGGAGGCCGGCAGCGTGGCCATGTGCGCCCCGGTCAGCCTGCGGCATGAGGCGGAGGGCATGTCCTATCTGCACGCGTCCTGGGTGTATCAGCTTCAACATGGCGACCAGCTGAGGGTTTGCTTCGCTTGCTTCAAGGCTGCCTTTCTGGACTTTAAAGAGtttttggaggaggaggactgGGAAGATGAAGACTGGAACCCTGAGCTGGTGGTGCACATGGGGGCGGGGTCTGAGCTGGGGGCATCCCCGGGGGTGGGGCCCGGctgggggcaggcccaagggGGGCCTGCCCAGGGCGGGGCCGTGGCCTGGGGGCCGGGCCCCCTGGGGGCAGGCCCTGTGGGGTACGAGGAGGTGGGCCTGGACCATTACTTCGTGCCCACCGAGCTGGAGCCTCAGAACGCGGTGCCCCTGGGCCTGGGTCCCGAGGACGCTGACTGGGTCCAGGGCCTCCCCTGGAGACTCGGGAGGCTTCCGACCTGCTCGCACTGGCCACGCTCCTCTCTTCCCTGGCAGGGGATTCTCAGAGTGGACCTGCCCCCAGGGGCGCCCATGGTCCTGGAGCTGGGCACCACCCAGGCCGTGGACGCTGCTGAGGCCGAGGCCTGGTTGCTGGGCCTGCAGGTCATCTGTATGGTGGGCTGCTCCGATGCCATCTACTTCCGCAAGATGAAGCCGACACGGGCCCTGAGGACCCCAGGCCAGCGTTGGAAGCTGGTGCTGGAGCCCAGCGAGCTGTGGGTGGTGAGACTCCAAGACGCACCCCAGGTGCAGGACCTGCACCGGTGGCAGCTCAGTATTCTGGAATCCTCTCCTCCGGCGGGGAATGAAGAGCTGGTCCCTGCAGACTCAGCCCTGCTTAAAAGGGGATTCTCCATCCTCTCTTTCTCACCCTGGGCCcaaagggaggcagaggagggggacTCAGCACCTGGGCCACAGCCCTCCAGCCGGGGAGGGGGCCCGGGCCCCAGCGGGCCtggagggcctggggagggcCTGGCCGTCCCGGGAGCCTCAGCCCCGGGGGAGCTGCCGTGTTTCCAGCCCTTCGGCCCAGGGCCCCAGAACTGAGGGACTGAGGCCCGAGTGGTCACCGTTGTCCTGGCTTCCCCAGGACACCAGAGGCTGGGAAGGACTGACAGACCTGCCAGGGTAGCAAGTGGCAGAGGATGGGGATGGGGGGCCGTGGGGGAAGAGTGGTGAGTGGCCAGGAGACTGAGAAACGGGAGTTGCTGTGACCTTAGCAGAAAGCAACACAAAGCCAACATTGAGAGAGAAGCTTTTGCCCGGGGACTGtcatggaggaaggacaggattCTGACAAGGACATGCTGGCGTGAACAGCTGCTGCCCAGTGTGTGAGGCAGAAGGCAGCGTGCCGCTCTGTGTGCCAGCCCTGTCTGGgacctgtggagagacgttgtggGCGTATACACTCTCCCAGGACCACGCAGGACAGTCTCGGGGCTCCCTGGAACCCTGTTTGCGGCAGGAGAAGACCTGGTTTCAAACGTTGGCATTTCATGCAGTTTGAGGGTTGAGTTCccgttgtgtttttgtttttgattaaaTAAAGCAGTAAGAGTTTTGCATCAAGCCCTGTGCTGCGTGATTCCCAGCCAGCGGTTGGCTCTGTCGTCTCAGTGTCGTACTGGTTTGAGTCCCTGGGGAGCAGGGGACAGAGCTGGGAGCGGCCCAGGCCAGATGAGGGTTCTGGTCAGGTTTTTGGCTCCCAGTGGGAGTTCATTTTCCAGGTGTTTGTCATGTTATTTATAAACcacaaatacaaacacacaggctTAAAATAACGAAGTACCATGCTTGGAATAACAAGAGTGCGTCCGCAGATAGAGATTTTCAAGAATCTAAATATGTGCCCCAGATTCTTGAAGAAACCTACAGGCAGGACCATGTGCAAAGACTGCTAACGACATTCCCGAGCCAGGGCAGGGGCCAGGCTTCGCAGCGGAACCGCCGCCCTGCGCACCTCACTGCAGAAGGACGCTCCAGAGCTCTCGCCACCAGTGAGGGTGCTGTAGGCAGTGCCGCGGCTCTTCATCGGCTGCTTCCCTTCCCGTAAATGGTCAGTCTGGGGGTTTCTGCAGCCCTCCGCGGGGGGCCCCGGCTGGCAGAGTCTCCCCCCATCCCAGGGTGGGCTGTGTCCCTGTCAGTGCAGGATGCGGGTCTAAGAGTCCATTCTGGGCGGGGGTGGCTGCTGCAGCGTTAGGTACTGATGGGGGCAGTCGGTCCTGTCGCCGGAGTTTGAGGGCGTCTCTCTACGTACCTTTCAGAAGTGAGTCTCCAGGTCTTCAGTCGTGAAGACTTCCTGCGCGGGTTAAGTGGAGGGAAGGCACTGATGCAGCAGCCGTGGGCAAAGCCTCATCTCCACACAACCTCATGGTTCTGTGGGCGTTTATTGCCGTGGAGTCTGTGATCGAATGTGCTCCTGGCTCTTCTTCCAATCAACCCAGGCTGGTCTCGTCCtttcctgtctctgtccctccAGGTCAAATAGTCTGTTTATTCATTATTCCAGAAAACCCTTGTTTGGGGCAAACTTTTTTTTAGATGACCCGGCTGCTTTGCAGTACTGCAGGGATGCTGAGGTCAGGAGGGGCCCCCCTCTTTGCCTCTTTCCTAAGCGGCTGTATCTGGTTCCTCAGCTCTTCTCACCTAAAAACGGGGAAAACATCAACTCCCATGGTTATAGTGAAGGTGAAATCAGATCAAATGTGTCCTCAAAAACTGGAACATAAGACGaccatacgacccagcaattctattccAGGTGTGTACCCACGTAAACTAAAAACCTGTACACACAGGCTCATAGCAGCATCAGTCACTGTCGCCAAAAggtgggaacaacccaaatgtccaccagctgatgatggataaacaaaatgtgatctcTCTGTAAGATGGAGAATGATCGTGAAAAGGAATGATGTTCTGGGACACACTGCAACGCGGATGAATTTTGAAAACAGTGTGGTAAGTGACTGAAGGCTGTGGTTACGAAAGAGCACAGAGTGTGTGACTTCATTTATATCAAATGTCTGGCGCGGGCATCGGCATAGAGACAGTGGCAGATGAGTGGGTGCTGGAGATGGAGGGAAACAGGGAAGGGGAGTAACTGCTCAACGTGTGTAGGGTGTCCTTCTGGGGTCATGAAATGTTCGGAGACTAGACAGGCCACAGTCGCACAACACTCTGGATGTGCTACATACCACCGAGTAATTTTGTGTTAAGTGAattttacttcaattagaaaaaaagaatcaaacgtACAAGTTGTAGCACCTTGGCCCAGAGTAGGAGCAACTGTCCGCTCTCTTCCCGGAGGGCCTGTGAAGGGTGGGaacagccccccagccccccacacccgcttcactgTGAATTAATCCACTCTTTGGATAAGAACAGCTGCAGTCAGGTCGGCCTTTGGTGGAAACGCTGTCCCCGCGCTGCACACAGTCACCGGGTGATTCGTCTCCTGAGCCCAAAGCAGCACCACAAACAAGGCCGCTCGTCGGCAGTCGCAGCCTGGGCTCCTGCGGACGCGCGTTCCCCTTGGGTGTCCCAGGTTGCATGAAAAACAGCTCGGCATTGTTGACCAGCAACTGCATTTACCTGGGAGCCATCGTCTTATCAGGCGACTCTGCACCGGCCCTGGGAGTGAGGACGTGGCGCGTTTCTCTGAGGAGCGAGGCCGAGCGCAGAGGACAGAGCACGGGCCAGCGAGGGTGGGGCCCAGAGCAGGCGAGATGGATGAGAACTTGGGGCATCTGACCTTCTGCAGCTCAGGCGCCTTCCAGAAACATCTCCGCGGTGCTGACAGCGTTCCCAGCCCTGCAGGGGCCAAAGCGTGGTCAGGGGACGTCCACCGTGGCTTTTCCACCcagtggggcagggctggggtcctCTGATTTCCGAGGGGAGCAGGGACAGGACTGACTTGTCCTGGTATCCTGTGCTGACAGGAGGTCAAAGGACACGGTCAAGACACCTGTCCACATTGCTGACCAAACCAGGCCTGTGCTCCTCCCGccccagaggggcccagccagTCCCAGCCACCCTCCCTGGGACGTGGGGGCGTCTTTGTGTTGCGGGAGCCTCTGTTTCTGGGGTGGCCCAtggtccccagtgcccagccttTGGGCACTTGGTGGAAACACTGCAGGAATAACAAAGTGTCTCCACAAACTGTCCCTTGTTGGGGGCAATGTGGGTGAAGGTACGTGCCTGCTTCAGGAAGAGGGGACCCTGCCCCAGTCTGCAGACGAAAATCTGGTAACATTACTGGGGCTTCTCTGGAACTTTCTGTGTCAGGCAGGGAAAACAACGGGACTGAGACTCCCCTACCCCAGCTTCAAGGCGGGCAGGCACTCAAGGTGGCAGGCATCCCCACTGCCAGAACCTGAGGAGGCGACACTGGTCCAGATGTGGCCTGTCCTGCCAGGGCCCGAGCATCCCATGAAGGGGGTGCACCCCTCTAGAGTCCGAGCCTCTGAAGACCCAGGCCTGGGGGCCTCTAGGCCTTGTTGCTGCAGCTGCCGAGGGGCCACACCCAGACCTGAAGGGCCGCTGCAGCACAGGGCACGTGTCCAGGGACCCAGGGCCTCACAGCACCCAGGGGACAGCTGACCACTCCTCAGCCTGAGCTGGGACTGTGGCCTGTCCCATCTTTAGTCTCCATCTTCTGGGGGCTTTAGCTTTGTGCCTGGCAGGTCACCCCGCACGGACCCCTAAGCTTTAGAAGAATCATCTCCTCCTGCCGCACCCTAGCAGCCCACAGCCCAGGCAGCCCCCTCCTCCGGCACTCCCCTCTGGACCAGCCCCTCACCGGCTCTGTAATTGGAGGTGGTGAAGTCTCTCCCCCTCACTCAGCCAGGAGACAAACGAGGCGCCCCGctgtttcctctccccactgggtcAAACGCTCCTCCCAGGCAGAGACCAAGGTACCAGCCTCGTCTCTACGGCGCCCCGCTCCTGACCGCCAGGCGGCACCAGTGGGGTGCCAGCGCTTCACGCGCTTTGACTCCTCTAAATCTCAATGCTCCGATGAGGCAGGTTCTACATTTAGTCAGATTTTACAGagggggaagctgaggcacagagagatgtgGTAGCTCCCCTGAGGCCACAGGTGGCAAGGAAAGGCACCCAGATTCACACCGAGGCAGCCAGAGTCCAGACCTCTTTGGCCATCTCTGTGTCCGGCCCGGAGCCCTGCCAGACTGTGGCCTGTGCAGCAGTCCCTGTGCAGCAGGGTCAGCTGCCAGGGTCACTGAGCAGCCAGCCTGACACAGGGTCCCTGTGCAGCAGCTGGCAGTGTGTGGTGGAGCGCCACAGAGCCTTTCAGAGGGGTGAGTGGGCTCCTGTCTGTCCCGTGAGGGAAAAAAGTGCGAAAGGAGAGCGACAGTATTATTCCATTTAGAACATTTTAAAGCACGTTATTAATGGCCTGTGGAAAAGACCTGATCAAAAACAAGTTTGgaggaacagttctcagagctttctgagatgctcttcccaggttataatcctcaaatttggctcatATAAAAATTTTCcgtttctttcttaaaaaaaataagtttggGAGTCACCCCAAAGTCAGGGCAGTGGAGCCTCTGGGGAGGGAGAAGACTGGAAATGTGGAGGGCTAGGCATGTGTCATTTCCAAAATCAACAATCTGAAGCAAAGACGGAAAAATACCGTCACCTGTTCGGGATAGGGGTGCCCAGGTGTGTGTGTCATGTGCTGAGTGAGTGTAAAAAAAAGGTGGTGGTGACCGTGCTGATGGTGGCGGTGAAGAAAGTCCCCAGGAGAGACCTGCAGGAGTGGGGACCCCACCCCTTGGATTCTGGCTGCTGCACAGGCTGTGCCACTGGTTTGGGGGCTAGGGCCCCCCACTGCTGTCTGCATGGATGGGGCTGAAGGGCCTCAGGAGGAAAGtgggccccctgacctccttgtTTCCCAGGGAGGCAGGGGGTGGTGCCATGGCCCTGCTGAGGGGAGGGGTGCTTCTGTGCTGTTACGTGGACAGATCAGGAGTTAGACCCCCGACAGTCGGGACATGTGGCCTCGGTTGTCCTCTCAGGAGAACCCGGAGCCCCTGGGGTTTCCTCCCCGCTCCAGCATGACTCCCACCTTGGCAATCCCCAGGAGGGCTCTCGGGCCTCTCACCCAGCCTCTTCACTCACAACAAGCAGCTTCCTGGTCCTGAACTGGGACCCTTTTCCGCAGGTCAGCCAGCCTGAGTGGCCCCAGGGACCTGGGAGGCTGCGGGGTTGGACCTGCAGCACCTGTGCAAATGGCAGGAGGCCCACGGGGCTTCCCCTGGGGCCCCCAATGCCGATTCCAGGAGAAGAGGTCTCATGTGGCCTGACACGTCTCACCCTCCCTGCGCTCCTGTGCTTTCCGTTGGGAGTTACTCTGAGCTCCGAGCTGCCTCCTGCCAGCTTGCACTTCAATCACTTGGATGGCTCAGGTGTTGGAGGCGCTCCACTGATTTTTAGGTGCTGCTTCCAGCTGGAGGCCTGCGCGTgttttgattggtttgattgatACCCGCATCCCTCCAGCTGGGTCTCAGATCTTGGGGTATTTGAGACAAGGCCTGGGGAAATTGTAGTTTTTGAAATTGAAGTCAAGTAATGACATTAGCagcagctcaaagggaacggtcTCCTGGAAAAGCACAGGTAGCTGCTGACTGCAGAggggctctgggctggggagtgggggaacCAGGCAGGTGTGTTCCCACTGGGACCTCCCTCTAGAGCAGATGCCCCCAGCTGGGTCCCAGGTAGGCTCTGCCGGTGACTGAGTTCTGGGTGGGGCCACACCAGCCCACCCCGTCCTCCCAGCCTTTGCTCTGGAGCTAGACTGTCGGGGGTGCACTGCGAGGCCTGTGCTCCTCACACCCCCAGTCCCGCTCCCGtcccttttccctttctctttcccaggcacttttttttggagggtggaGACGACAGGATGTGCCTCTGACGAGTCTGTGGTCGGGCTGGATGTGACCCCAGCCCGTGAGGAGATCCCATGAAGCCGGATTCTGCCCATGGAACCTCATTTTCCATGTAATTTAATAATACAATTGGAAAGGAGTTCTTACAGGAAAATTACCGTTTCAAAACATATTTAACTCGTTACATGCAGAGCAAAGCTTCGAAGTCACATCTGTGGAAAGTGATTATGATTCAGTGGCCCGTAAAGTGAATCAGAGATGGACACGGAGCACAGCATGTTTTAGGGGCAGGGCCTCCAGCCCAGGGCCCACGGCGTCAGCGGCCTGCAGGACCCTGCCCCTTCTCTAACCCTCCCAACCCCGTGGCCACTTTGGGGTCCAGGCTGAGGTTACAGTGCAATAGAGGAGGGCTCTCAGGTGTCTCCCTAATGGTGCCCCTGGGGGGCATACCCGGGCCACCAGCACCTTCGGGACTCACAATAtctccctccccaacccttgGCCCCTGTCGTTCACCACCCCTACACCACCGTCCATGGGGTCTGTCCAGAATGCACGCTGGATGGGTGTCTGTCCTCCTGTGGTGCAAGCAGGGAGAGGGCCGTGGGACAGGTGGCCTGTGGCTCTGCAGGACGTCATGACTAGGAGATGAGATCAGGTTGCTCCGAGAAGGGCAAGGAGCTGACTGACACGTAAGCAGATGCTGTCCTAGGGCATCCGTACATCCTGGCCAGTGGCCCTAAGGGCCTGTGTCAGGCTGGCTGCTCAGTGACCCTGGCAGCTGACCCTGGCTGTGTTCCTGGCCCGCCCTGGTCACAGGGTGCTTGGACAAAGGCAGCAGGTGGGTCTGAGCGCTGTGAGGCCGGCCAGCCTGTCACCTGCCCACAGAGTGGGAGGAAGAGAGTGAGACCCACCCTTGAGTCCACTTGTCCAAGACGGTGGTGGGGTGACTCAGATACTCCCCGGTGCCAAGATCCACTGGGCTCAGGGACCCCGTCTGTCCATGGAGAGTGGGGGTCATGCTCAGGGGGCCCCAGGCTCCCTGGAAGTGCTGGAGTTTCTGAAAAAGACCTGACAAGAAGGATGCCtaggattttcaaagagataaaGGAAGGAATGTGACCTATTAAAGGAAACAAAGTAGCAGCTCTGGTCATCAGCAGCCAAAGGGACCGCAACCCGGGGGAGTCCATCGTGGATGAAGGTGTGGACagcggaatattattcagccctgaaAGGGGAGGGCATTCTGGCCCTTCTACAACACGGAGGAACCTCATAGTACGTGGAAGGAGCCAGACACTGAGGTTCAAACCCTGGATGACTCCGCTGTAACCGGTCTCTAGAAGAATCACATCCATGGAGCCAGAGGGAGAATGTGGATgtcgggggctgggggtgggggtgcagggttGTTCAGTGGAGACAGAATTTCCGTTGGGTTGATAAAAGGTTTTGGAAATGGGGACGAGtgcacaacattatgaatgtcACTAATGTCACTGggttcccccctccccctctctatcccagaaccacccccacccccactgtctCCCCACCAAGTGCACGGGAAGGTCCAGAGCTTGAATGACAAACGGGGAGTTTGAGGCTCAGCACCTGAGAAACAGGGGTGGGGGTGCCGAGGGCAAAGGGACGCAGAAACGCCCCCAAGAGCGGCTGCAGCCCGGCTGGACGTGGCTTCACCCCCATGGACACGATAAGGGTCCTAAGGCGGTAGGACCCGCCCATATCCCACCCCAGGGAGCGCAGCCCAGACGCCCCCATTAGGGGCGGCGACCTCCTGCGACCGCATCTCCTCGCCATGGGCCTGAcgcctcctcttccttccccctccccgcgccccccccccccgccccgcagcCCGTCCCCCCCACCCCGCGGCCCCGGGTTATTAATATCCGCGCCGGGCGCAGGGCCGCCGCGCATTCCCAGCTGGCGGCCGGGCAGGTGGCGGCGGCGCCCAGGGGCCCGGGCGCAGAGCGCGGCTCTTCTGGCGGGACCGGGCGGCGTGCGGTAGGGCGCCCCTCCGCCGTGCGCCCCTGGGAGCGCCCACGTCTGTCCGGGGCCGAGCCCTCGGGGAAGTTTCCCGCGCCGCGCCGAGCGTTTGCAGACGCGTGGCGGCGAGAAGGCCGTCCCGAGCGCGACCCCGGGGCTCGGCGCACAGACCTGATGGCCCAGTGACCGAGGTGGGCGCGGGCGCTGCGACGGCCGCGGCCGGTGGGCGCGGGGCGGgggagcggggcggggccgggccgggacGGGACCCGGTGCGCGGGGTCCCCTCCCCGCCGGCCCGTGCGGTCCCCAGCCGAATCGCCCTGCCACGGAGCCCTCCCTGCGTCCCGGAGAGGATGCGCGGCGCTTCAGCGCCGGGTGGCCAGCGGCGAGGTGGTGAGCGGGCTCGGCGAGGGCGTCCTTTCCCGGGGGGCTCCGAGCCGCGGTCCCCGGCAGACGGTCATCCCGCCGCGGCAGCAGATGCAGGGGCGCCCTCGACTGGGGAACCCCGCGCCCCGCGGCTCGGTTCCGGGCAGCCCCGGAGGAAGCCTCAGGAACTTGGGACAGCAGCCGGGAAGGGGAGGCCcctagccccacccccaccccagaccaggGACTGGGCAGGATCCCGTGGTCAGGGGGCCTGGGGCAGCATCTCTGCACCCAGGCCCCTTTCTGCGTGAAGGGCTTGGACACGCCGGATGGATGCCCCGGGTTTATCTGGGCTAGTATCACCGCTGGATGTGCAGAGGGGAAAACCCTGGAGCCGCTATTATCCCTGGATACGAGGAGATGGGCTGCTAGAGGGGCCTCTCCTCTCCGTTCAGGTCTTTTTTTTAGGAGGATAATCTTCACACAGTAAGCACAGGTCTTAGGTGAGCAAATCTGAGCGTTTTTACATGTGTCTACACCTGTGTAACCATCCCCCAGGGTGCTCTCCAGTTGACACCCCCAGGTAATGCTGTCCTGGAGGTTTGGCCTGTTCCTGGACTTCGGGTAAATAGAATCACACAGTGTATgctctgtctctgtttttccttCGCTCAACGTAGCGTAGGTGAGTTTCACCGTGTGGTTGACTGCAGGGTAATTCCATCTTCACTGGAGCATCCTGATGGGGATGTCACAGTTTCTGCCTCCACTCTCTTGTCCGCAGATGCCCAGCGGTTTCCAGCTCCAGCTGCTGCGAACACTCTCACTCTTCCCTTTTGTGGACATTGCACTCATTTGTCTTGGGCACAAGCCTAAGAGTGGATTTGCTGGGTGAGAGGACATGCCCTGACCAGCTGTACCGATGGTGCCAAGTTACTTTCCGCAGGGGCTGTACCGTCCCGCGGCCCCATCAGCCGTTCAGCAGTTCACGCCCTCCCAGCGCTCGGTGTCTGCCTTTCTGATTCCAGCAGCCCTGGTGAGGGTGGAGGGGGTTCTACCCTCGTCtcatgtgcttcttggccatttgGAGGTCCTCTTTTGAGAATTTCCTGTTCaaatcttgtttgtttttttctctttcttccaaatGAGTTGTTAGCCTTTATTGATCTGTaattctttcatatattttggTGGCTAGTTCTTTGTCTGAAATACGCCTCTTGACAATCTTTTCCCAGTCCATGGTTTACATTTTTTACTCCGTGtagttaattttaattaaatcatcCTGATGGGTTTTTTAATTGCAagtatttcttgctttttttttttcgagAAATCCTTGCCCACCCAAGGTCATGCAGATGTTCTTCTGTGTCTCTTGCAGAGCTTAATCAATTGACTTAACCTGTTGTATACTGGTACAGTCCACCTTGAATTGTCCTTGTGTGCAGTGTGAGGTAGGAGTCAAAGCTCACTTTTCCTGTGCGGATACAGGAGGATTGCAAGGGTTTTCCCCTCTTTACCAAACAGATTTTCCTATTTGAACTTCAAAGTCATCAGATACTACTTTGGCAGTCTGAACAGAACGTATTTTTCAAAGCACACAGGAGAAATAAATTGGGAGAAGGGACTCTGGGGTCCGCATGGCCTCCCTGCCCTTCACCGATGAGGAAGAGAGGCCTGGGGAGGGTTCCTGGTTCCATCCACTGCTGACCCCACCCCTGGGGGCTGCTGTGCTGTGCTCTGATTTTCAGAAAAGTCCAGTCAACCCAGAGGCCTTTGGACTTTCACTGAGGCTggcggtggggaggggacagctggTCCAGGTGGTTCTCTGGGTCCCCTGGGTGGCTGGGGAAACGAGGCCAAGGGGTGGAACTCTGGACGGAGGGTCCCCCAGGGGTGTGGACAGATGGCCGGCCCCGTCCCTCTGCCGGCATCCCCAGCCCAGTGGGAACTGTGCCCTCTCATGGGAGCAGAGCGGGTGCCTGACCCACATCTTTAATGGGCTTCCTTTCCCTCAGGACAAGCTTGTCTCCTGCAGATGCCCCTTCCCTGTCTGAAGGAG
This portion of the Vicugna pacos chromosome 16, VicPac4, whole genome shotgun sequence genome encodes:
- the LOC116279613 gene encoding testis-expressed protein 19.2-like, encoding MCAPVSLRHEAEGMSYLHASWVYQLQHGDQLRVCFACFKAAFLDFKEFLEEEDWEDEDWNPELVVHMGAGSELGASPGVGPGWGQAQGGPAQGGAVAWGPGPLGAGPVGYEEVGLDHYFVPTELEPQNAVPLGLGPEDADWVQGLPWRLGRLPTCSHWPRSSLPWQGILRVDLPPGAPMVLELGTTQAVDAAEAEAWLLGLQVICMVGCSDAIYFRKMKPTRALRTPGQRWKLVLEPSELWVVRLQDAPQVQDLHRWQLSILESSPPAGNEELVPADSALLKRGFSILSFSPWAQREAEEGDSAPGPQPSSRGGGPGPSGPGGPGEGLAVPGASAPGELPCFQPFGPGPQN